Proteins co-encoded in one Ziziphus jujuba cultivar Dongzao chromosome 9, ASM3175591v1 genomic window:
- the LOC107426324 gene encoding cysteine-tryptophan domain-containing zinc finger protein 7 isoform X1, translated as MISVGCRDARKEKVLGFGGGGREMEDTELEEGEACSYPNNGDYDASIDPDIALSYLDEKLQDVLGHFQKDFEGGVSAENLGAKFGGYGSFLPTYQRSPVCSHPRTPPKVQKHSTPRSPNNLQVEGCRSNSLVSSSVAQSGGHWPASTSSTSLPALKAPAGNDSGKQEMSMAATCVAESTPRFDSINKRSANVPDQKTLKVRIKVGSDNLSTRKNAAIYSGLGLDDSPTSSLDDSPSESEGISHEPQNVPFESPTSILQIMTSFPVHGGLLLSPLPDDLIHLIEKEKLSKEGRYVPLARGGPDSFGPLLNGSDTMKGGGKIMGKKNMKPAERNDNSAESKNGNNGDARNGIGGVTKREQDLDALICEELVSKTLKLPILSNSYSTSGDMILSRGKNNKGIVRDKLSSDQVEEELMESTFTQEHGWVEKPKASSAGKGLEDRKRSSIDEIPVLPNKEGQQKGEKNYDSVKDGYVAKGRKVLSTEIMDSSKQKANQKAILHEQQTTLHLGKDQPFPGEKKKSKGSHGTLAMEVAKESLKVGSSVAPKTKKSIHMDNSASNSDSEIKLRKDLGRTSIHRDFFGDLEEEENQTDLLEVPSENKLKDAHMVTKSLSAIENAPKEGSGANKFDKQSPSASYPVVASNVAPHSGNGPISDSAPATVAPVVIEESWVCCDKCQKWRLLPLGTNPDHLPEKWLCSMLNWLPGLNRCSVSEEETTKALIALYQLPAPESQNNLHNNPGGYFSGATLANFRHPDQNPQNFGWHTALGNGKKKHVTNKEGPTQLSNSVKKIMQASVKSRSLNDVNNSPLMAEPDLQQVSKSSDLSVEKQKYKHKEKLRAVEPPTDGGDTKNLKMRSKKDSDQDSSRASKKIKTENKNITDEDWASDHSGATGKVRPSSSSGLPASSSGKDRIKYSDRSSSKDSKDSKFDAKDRFQVSVMKPKVKGEVSVDDGSIDMGNTETRDNPKKRRIKEFQNGPLSGTGNLQDSTAFVKEEFSENDYRKEKKARTRTEGKESSGSKGNGRTDKKSSRMKNQQLGQDLGSSLSQRSLEGMDCLKRDLGSIQAPLAATSSSSKVSGSHKTKSSFHEVKGSPVESVSSSPMRISNPNKLMSVTRDLTVKDDLLNAGHFANGSPKLSYDGEDFGGSDQTRAGRKDKAAIVAHHGSLESTVHDFQDGDFNHIGSKARKQASSPSIIKIQQSMNGAVDNSDQDTQHPNKPLDPDQFGGGEKENDCHYRANGYHSRKSGKGSSSRLKDKNRSSKSDLDMDKVKNSDVHDEPHSYSPSCEVKPRDGKSKLQVKSGDKSDEIENKFLNRKACSGNFFSESSKRENQLNLGDQDGLDLKVDAISRKEAFSPKQILLQECKEKSSQKLVSGKTNQMETASGRGRSPPMPPSGGSQIDSLAHCPRPVTGLLKGNGADTLQVNAAEGNDVLKFQKQIRKGDEQNGYRPISSRHPTKNGHRVRDLDTPSPVRRDPSGHAANVALKEAKDLKRMADRFKNSGLNTERTGLYLQAALKFLHGASLLESSNCDSVKHNDMTQSVHIYSSTAKLCEFCAHEYEKSKDMAAAALAYKCVEVAYMRVIYSTHASVSKDRHELLTALQMIPPGESPSSSASDVDNLNNPTTVDKVAIPKGVTSPQVAANHVIAGRHRTHFSRLLTFTQDICFAMEASRKSRIAFAAVNANMGEAKYGEGISSIKKALDFNFQDIDGLLRLLRLAMEAISR; from the exons ATGATTTCTGTGGGCTGTAGAGATGCGAGGAAGGAAAAAGTACTAGGGTTTGGTGGTGGTGGGAGAGAAATGGAAGACACTGAGCTTGAAGAAGGCGAGGCTTGTTCATACCCGAACAACGGCGATTACGATGCGAGCATCGATCCCGATATTGCTCTCTCTTACCTC GATGAGAAACTTCAAGATGTTTTAGGACACTTCCAAAAAGATTTTGAAGGTGGAGTTTCTGCAGAGAATTTGG GAGCAAAATTTGGTGGTTATGGCTCATTTCTACCTACATATCAGCGGTCTCCGGTGTGTTCTCATCCGAGGACTCCACCAAAAGTTCAGAAACATAGCACACCCAGATCTCCAAACAATTTGCAAGTGGAG GGTTGCCGCTCTAACTCTCTGGTTTCTTCGAGTGTGGCTCAGTCAGGGGGACATTGGCCTGCCTCTACAAGTTCCACATCACTCCCTGCATTAAAGGCACCAGCAGGGAATGATTCAGGAAAACAAGAAATGAGCATGGCAGCAACTTGTGTTGCAGAATCCACACCGAGATTTGATTCTATAAACAAGAGATCTGCAAATGTACCGGACCAGAAAACATTAAAGGTTCGAATCAAAGTGGGTTCTGATAACTTGTCGACACGAAAAAATGCTGCAATCTACAGTGGGCTTGGCCTTGATGATTCACCAACTTCCTCATTGGATGACAGCCCCTCTGAAAGTGAAGGGATATCTCATGAGCCTCAAAATgttccatttgagtctccaaccAGCATTCTTCAG ATTATGACATCCTTTCCCGTGCATGGGGGTCTACTTTTATCTCCTCTTCCTGATGATCTAATTCAtttaattgaaaaggaaaagcTTTCAAAAGAGGGTAGATATGTGCCACTTGCAAGGGGTGGTCCGGATAGTTTTGGCCCTTTATTGAATGGATCTGATACAATGAAGGGTGGTGGGAAAATTATGGGGAAGAAAAACATGAAACCTGCTGAAAGAAATGATAATTCAGCAGAATCAAAGAATGGAAATAATGGGGATGCTCGAAATGGAATTGGGGGTGTGACAAAAAGGGAACAGGATCTTGATGCGTTAATTTGTGAGGAGCTTGTTTCTAAAACCTTGAAACTTCCTATTCTATCTAATTCATACTCAACTTCTGGTGACATGATACTAAGcagaggaaaaaataataagggCATTGTTAGGGACAAACTATCTTCTGATCAAGTAGAAGAGGAACTAATGGAGTCAACATTCACACAAGAGCATGGCTGGGTTGAGAAGCCAAAAGCCAGTTCAGCTGGAAAGGGTTTGGAAGATAGAAAAAGAAGTTCCATTGATGAAATTCCAGTTCTACCAAATAAAGAGGGCcaacaaaaaggagaaaaaaattatgactCAGTTAAAGATGGTTATGTTGCGAAGGGCAGGAAGGTTTTAAGTACTGAAATCATGGATTCTTCCAAGCAAAAAGCTAATCAGAAGGCAATATTGCATGAACAACAAACAACCTTACATCTTGGGAAGGACCAACCATTTCCAGGGgagaaaaagaaatcaaaagggAGTCATGGCACCCTGGCCATGGAGGTAGCAAAAGAAAGCTTGAAGGTTGGTTCTTCTGTGGCGCCCAAGACAAAGAAGAGCATCCACATGGACAATTCAGCGTCCAATAGTGATTCTGAAATCAAACTACGCAAGGATCTTGGAAGGACCAGTATCCACAGAGATTTCTTTGGAgatttggaagaagaagagaatcAAACAGATCTATTAGAAGTGCCTTCGGAAAATAAGTTGAAAGATGCTCACATGGTTACAAAGAGCCTATCTGCGATAGAAAATGCGCCAAAGGAGGGATCAGGTgctaataaatttgataagcAATCACCATCAGCGTCATATCCTGTAGTGGCTTCAAATGTAGCTCCGCACTCTGGAAATGGACCTATTTCTGATTCAGCCCCTGCAACAGTGGCTCCTGTGGTGATAGAAGAAAGTTGGGTCTGTTGTGACAAGTGTCAGAAGTGGCGGCTTCTTCCACTTGGAACAAATCCTGATCACCTACCTGAGAAGTGGCTGTGTAGCATGCTTAACTGGCT GCCTGGATTGAATCGGTGTAGTGTTAGCGAGGAAGAAACAACAAAAGCTCTTATTGCACTGTACCAACTTCCTGCACCTGAGAGTCAAAATAATCTGCACAATAATCCTGGTGGATATTTCTCGGGAGCGACATTGGCTAATTTTAGACACCCTGACCAAAACCCCCAAAATTTTGGTTGGCATACGGCACTTGGCAATGGAAAGAAGAAACATGTGACAAACAAAGAGGGTCCAACCCAGCTGTCTAACTCTGTGAAGAAAATTATGCAGGCATCAGTCAAAAGTAGAAGCTTAAATGATGTGAACAATTCTCCTCTTATGGCTGAACCTGATCTTCAGCAGGTAAGCAAGTCTAGTGACTTATCTGTGGAGAAACAGAAATATAAGCATAAGGAGAAACTGAGAGCCGTTGAGCCCCCTACTGACGGAG GTGATACTAAAAATTTGAAGATGAGAAGCAAAAAGGACTCTGATCAAGATTCTTCCAGAGCTTCCAAGAAAATCAAGACTGAAAATAAGAATATTACTGATGAAGATTGGGCATCCGATCATAGCGGGGCAACTGGGAAGGTCCGTCCTAGCTCAAGTAGTGGTTTGCCAGCATCTTCATCAGGGAAGGATCGAATTAAATACTCTGATCGCTCCTCTTCAAAAGATTCCAAAGACTCAAAGTTTGATGCAAAGGACAGGTTTCAAGTTTCTGTTATGAAACCAAAAGTCAAAGGCGAGGTTTCTGTGGATGATGGCTCCATAGATATGGGGAACACTGAAACTAGAGATAATCCTAAGAAAAGGAGAATTAAGGAATTTCAGAATGGACCTCTCTCAGGTACAGGAAATCTCCAGGACAGTACAGCTTTCGTGAAGGAAGAGTTTAGTGAAAATGACTACCGGAAGGAAAAGAAGGCAAGAACTAGGACTGAGGGGAAAGAGTCCAGTGGAAGCAAAGGCAATGGTAGAACGGACAAAAAGAGTAGTCGTATGAAGAACCAGCAACTTGGGCAAGATCTTGGCAGCAGTCTGTCTCAGCGGAGTTTGGAAGGTATGGATTGCTTGAAAAGGGATTTGGGATCTATACAGGCTCCTTTGGCTGCTACTTCAAGCTCTTCCAAAGTCTCTGGTTCCCACAAAACAAAATCCAGCTTCCACGAAGTGAAAGGCTCACCGGTAGAATCAGTTTCTTCATCACCTATGAGAATTTCAAATCCAAATAAGCTTATGTCAGTCACTAGAGACCTCACAGTGAAAGATGACTTACTGAATGCTGGTCATTTTGCAAATGGTAGTCCAAAACTAAGCTATGATGGTGAAGATTTTGGTGGGAGTGATCAAACCCGAGCAGGAAGAAAGGACAAAGCAGCCATTGTGGCTCATCATGGGTCCCTTGAATCTACTGTGCATGATTTTCAAGACGGGGATTTTAATCACATAGGTAGCAAAGCTAGAAAACAGGCATCTTCTCCTAGTATTATAAAAATCCAGCAATCTATGAATGGTGCTGTTGATAATTCAGACCAAGATACTCAACATCCTAACAAACCATTGGACCCGGATCAATTTGGTGGTGGAGAGAAGGAGAATGACTGTCATTACCGTGCTAATGGGTATCACTCAAGGAAGTCTGGAAAAGGGTCGTCTTCACGGTTGAAGGACAAGAATCGGAGCTCTAAATCTGATTTGGACATGGACAAGGTCAAGAATTCAGATGTTCATGATGAACCACACAGTTACTCACCTTCATGTGAAGTAAAACCTAGGGATGGTAAAAGCAAGTTGCAGGTGAAGTCTGGGGATAAATCTGATGAAATTGAGAACAAGTTTCTCAATAGGAAAGCTTGTTCAGGAAATTTTTTTAGTGAGAGTAGTAAAAGAGAGAATCAACTAAATCTTGGAGATCAAGATGGTCTAGATCTGAAAGTAGATGCAATTTCCAGAAAAGAAGCTTTTAGTCCAAAGCAGATTCTGTTGCAGGAGTGCAAGGAGAAGTCCTCACAAAAGTTGGTTTCTGGAAAAACTAATCAAATGGAAACAGCCTCTGGAAGGGGGAGATCACCACCAATGCCACCCTCAGGAGGGTCTCAAATTGATTCACTGGCTCATTGCCCACGTCCAGTTACTGGTTTACTTAAAGGAAATGGAGCAGATACTTTACAAGTTAATGCAGCTGAAGGTAATGatgttttgaaatttcaaaaacagATTCGAAAGGGTGATGAGCAGAATGGATATAGGCCCATTAGTTCAAGACATCCCACAAAGAATGGACACAGGGTCAGGGATCTTGACACTCCAAGTCCCGTTAGAAGGGATCCCTCAGGCCATGCTGCTAATGTTGCTTTGAAAGAAGCTAAGGATCTAAAACGCATGGCTGATCGTTTCAAG AACTCTGGTTTGAATACTGAGAGAACAGGGCTCTATCTCCAAGCAGCCCTAAAGTTTCTTCATGGAGCATCTCTGTTGGAATCTAGCAACTGTGACAGTGTCAAACATAATGATATGACACAGtcagtacatatatatagcaGCACTGCTAAATTATGCGA GTTTTGCGCCCATGAATATGAGAAATCCAAAGACATGGCTGCTGCTGCTCTGGCCTACAAATGTGTGGAGGTGGCTTACATGAGAGTAATTTATTCCACACATGCTAGTGTGAGTAAGGATCGGCATGAGTTACTGACGGCTCTACAGATGATTCCTCCTG GTGAATCTCCTTCCTCTTCTGCCTCTGACGTTGATAATTTAAACAACCCCACAACAGTGGACAAGGTTGCAATACCTAAAGGTGTTACCTCCCCCCAGGTTGCTGCAAACCATGTCATTGCAGGACGGCATCGTACCCACTTTTCACGATTGCTTACTTTT ACACAGGATATATGTTTTGCTATGGAAGCATCAAGGAAATCAAGGATTGCTTTTGCAGCTGTTAATGCAAATATGGGAGAGGCCAAATATGGGGAGGGTATCTCTTCCATTAAGAAGGCTCTTGATTTTAACTTCCAAGATATAGATGGGCTACTTCGTTTGTTACGTCTTGCAATGGAGGCTATTAGTCGTTAA
- the LOC107426324 gene encoding cysteine-tryptophan domain-containing zinc finger protein 7 isoform X3: MEDTELEEGEACSYPNNGDYDASIDPDIALSYLDEKLQDVLGHFQKDFEGGVSAENLGAKFGGYGSFLPTYQRSPVCSHPRTPPKVQKHSTPRSPNNLQVEGCRSNSLVSSSVAQSGGHWPASTSSTSLPALKAPAGNDSGKQEMSMAATCVAESTPRFDSINKRSANVPDQKTLKVRIKVGSDNLSTRKNAAIYSGLGLDDSPTSSLDDSPSESEGISHEPQNVPFESPTSILQIMTSFPVHGGLLLSPLPDDLIHLIEKEKLSKEGRYVPLARGGPDSFGPLLNGSDTMKGGGKIMGKKNMKPAERNDNSAESKNGNNGDARNGIGGVTKREQDLDALICEELVSKTLKLPILSNSYSTSGDMILSRGKNNKGIVRDKLSSDQVEEELMESTFTQEHGWVEKPKASSAGKGLEDRKRSSIDEIPVLPNKEGQQKGEKNYDSVKDGYVAKGRKVLSTEIMDSSKQKANQKAILHEQQTTLHLGKDQPFPGEKKKSKGSHGTLAMEVAKESLKVGSSVAPKTKKSIHMDNSASNSDSEIKLRKDLGRTSIHRDFFGDLEEEENQTDLLEVPSENKLKDAHMVTKSLSAIENAPKEGSGANKFDKQSPSASYPVVASNVAPHSGNGPISDSAPATVAPVVIEESWVCCDKCQKWRLLPLGTNPDHLPEKWLCSMLNWLPGLNRCSVSEEETTKALIALYQLPAPESQNNLHNNPGGYFSGATLANFRHPDQNPQNFGWHTALGNGKKKHVTNKEGPTQLSNSVKKIMQASVKSRSLNDVNNSPLMAEPDLQQVSKSSDLSVEKQKYKHKEKLRAVEPPTDGGDTKNLKMRSKKDSDQDSSRASKKIKTENKNITDEDWASDHSGATGKVRPSSSSGLPASSSGKDRIKYSDRSSSKDSKDSKFDAKDRFQVSVMKPKVKGEVSVDDGSIDMGNTETRDNPKKRRIKEFQNGPLSGTGNLQDSTAFVKEEFSENDYRKEKKARTRTEGKESSGSKGNGRTDKKSSRMKNQQLGQDLGSSLSQRSLEGMDCLKRDLGSIQAPLAATSSSSKVSGSHKTKSSFHEVKGSPVESVSSSPMRISNPNKLMSVTRDLTVKDDLLNAGHFANGSPKLSYDGEDFGGSDQTRAGRKDKAAIVAHHGSLESTVHDFQDGDFNHIGSKARKQASSPSIIKIQQSMNGAVDNSDQDTQHPNKPLDPDQFGGGEKENDCHYRANGYHSRKSGKGSSSRLKDKNRSSKSDLDMDKVKNSDVHDEPHSYSPSCEVKPRDGKSKLQVKSGDKSDEIENKFLNRKACSGNFFSESSKRENQLNLGDQDGLDLKVDAISRKEAFSPKQILLQECKEKSSQKLVSGKTNQMETASGRGRSPPMPPSGGSQIDSLAHCPRPVTGLLKGNGADTLQVNAAEGNDVLKFQKQIRKGDEQNGYRPISSRHPTKNGHRVRDLDTPSPVRRDPSGHAANVALKEAKDLKRMADRFKNSGLNTERTGLYLQAALKFLHGASLLESSNCDSVKHNDMTQSVHIYSSTAKLCEFCAHEYEKSKDMAAAALAYKCVEVAYMRVIYSTHASVSKDRHELLTALQMIPPGESPSSSASDVDNLNNPTTVDKVAIPKGVTSPQVAANHVIAGRHRTHFSRLLTFTQDICFAMEASRKSRIAFAAVNANMGEAKYGEGISSIKKALDFNFQDIDGLLRLLRLAMEAISR, translated from the exons ATGGAAGACACTGAGCTTGAAGAAGGCGAGGCTTGTTCATACCCGAACAACGGCGATTACGATGCGAGCATCGATCCCGATATTGCTCTCTCTTACCTC GATGAGAAACTTCAAGATGTTTTAGGACACTTCCAAAAAGATTTTGAAGGTGGAGTTTCTGCAGAGAATTTGG GAGCAAAATTTGGTGGTTATGGCTCATTTCTACCTACATATCAGCGGTCTCCGGTGTGTTCTCATCCGAGGACTCCACCAAAAGTTCAGAAACATAGCACACCCAGATCTCCAAACAATTTGCAAGTGGAG GGTTGCCGCTCTAACTCTCTGGTTTCTTCGAGTGTGGCTCAGTCAGGGGGACATTGGCCTGCCTCTACAAGTTCCACATCACTCCCTGCATTAAAGGCACCAGCAGGGAATGATTCAGGAAAACAAGAAATGAGCATGGCAGCAACTTGTGTTGCAGAATCCACACCGAGATTTGATTCTATAAACAAGAGATCTGCAAATGTACCGGACCAGAAAACATTAAAGGTTCGAATCAAAGTGGGTTCTGATAACTTGTCGACACGAAAAAATGCTGCAATCTACAGTGGGCTTGGCCTTGATGATTCACCAACTTCCTCATTGGATGACAGCCCCTCTGAAAGTGAAGGGATATCTCATGAGCCTCAAAATgttccatttgagtctccaaccAGCATTCTTCAG ATTATGACATCCTTTCCCGTGCATGGGGGTCTACTTTTATCTCCTCTTCCTGATGATCTAATTCAtttaattgaaaaggaaaagcTTTCAAAAGAGGGTAGATATGTGCCACTTGCAAGGGGTGGTCCGGATAGTTTTGGCCCTTTATTGAATGGATCTGATACAATGAAGGGTGGTGGGAAAATTATGGGGAAGAAAAACATGAAACCTGCTGAAAGAAATGATAATTCAGCAGAATCAAAGAATGGAAATAATGGGGATGCTCGAAATGGAATTGGGGGTGTGACAAAAAGGGAACAGGATCTTGATGCGTTAATTTGTGAGGAGCTTGTTTCTAAAACCTTGAAACTTCCTATTCTATCTAATTCATACTCAACTTCTGGTGACATGATACTAAGcagaggaaaaaataataagggCATTGTTAGGGACAAACTATCTTCTGATCAAGTAGAAGAGGAACTAATGGAGTCAACATTCACACAAGAGCATGGCTGGGTTGAGAAGCCAAAAGCCAGTTCAGCTGGAAAGGGTTTGGAAGATAGAAAAAGAAGTTCCATTGATGAAATTCCAGTTCTACCAAATAAAGAGGGCcaacaaaaaggagaaaaaaattatgactCAGTTAAAGATGGTTATGTTGCGAAGGGCAGGAAGGTTTTAAGTACTGAAATCATGGATTCTTCCAAGCAAAAAGCTAATCAGAAGGCAATATTGCATGAACAACAAACAACCTTACATCTTGGGAAGGACCAACCATTTCCAGGGgagaaaaagaaatcaaaagggAGTCATGGCACCCTGGCCATGGAGGTAGCAAAAGAAAGCTTGAAGGTTGGTTCTTCTGTGGCGCCCAAGACAAAGAAGAGCATCCACATGGACAATTCAGCGTCCAATAGTGATTCTGAAATCAAACTACGCAAGGATCTTGGAAGGACCAGTATCCACAGAGATTTCTTTGGAgatttggaagaagaagagaatcAAACAGATCTATTAGAAGTGCCTTCGGAAAATAAGTTGAAAGATGCTCACATGGTTACAAAGAGCCTATCTGCGATAGAAAATGCGCCAAAGGAGGGATCAGGTgctaataaatttgataagcAATCACCATCAGCGTCATATCCTGTAGTGGCTTCAAATGTAGCTCCGCACTCTGGAAATGGACCTATTTCTGATTCAGCCCCTGCAACAGTGGCTCCTGTGGTGATAGAAGAAAGTTGGGTCTGTTGTGACAAGTGTCAGAAGTGGCGGCTTCTTCCACTTGGAACAAATCCTGATCACCTACCTGAGAAGTGGCTGTGTAGCATGCTTAACTGGCT GCCTGGATTGAATCGGTGTAGTGTTAGCGAGGAAGAAACAACAAAAGCTCTTATTGCACTGTACCAACTTCCTGCACCTGAGAGTCAAAATAATCTGCACAATAATCCTGGTGGATATTTCTCGGGAGCGACATTGGCTAATTTTAGACACCCTGACCAAAACCCCCAAAATTTTGGTTGGCATACGGCACTTGGCAATGGAAAGAAGAAACATGTGACAAACAAAGAGGGTCCAACCCAGCTGTCTAACTCTGTGAAGAAAATTATGCAGGCATCAGTCAAAAGTAGAAGCTTAAATGATGTGAACAATTCTCCTCTTATGGCTGAACCTGATCTTCAGCAGGTAAGCAAGTCTAGTGACTTATCTGTGGAGAAACAGAAATATAAGCATAAGGAGAAACTGAGAGCCGTTGAGCCCCCTACTGACGGAG GTGATACTAAAAATTTGAAGATGAGAAGCAAAAAGGACTCTGATCAAGATTCTTCCAGAGCTTCCAAGAAAATCAAGACTGAAAATAAGAATATTACTGATGAAGATTGGGCATCCGATCATAGCGGGGCAACTGGGAAGGTCCGTCCTAGCTCAAGTAGTGGTTTGCCAGCATCTTCATCAGGGAAGGATCGAATTAAATACTCTGATCGCTCCTCTTCAAAAGATTCCAAAGACTCAAAGTTTGATGCAAAGGACAGGTTTCAAGTTTCTGTTATGAAACCAAAAGTCAAAGGCGAGGTTTCTGTGGATGATGGCTCCATAGATATGGGGAACACTGAAACTAGAGATAATCCTAAGAAAAGGAGAATTAAGGAATTTCAGAATGGACCTCTCTCAGGTACAGGAAATCTCCAGGACAGTACAGCTTTCGTGAAGGAAGAGTTTAGTGAAAATGACTACCGGAAGGAAAAGAAGGCAAGAACTAGGACTGAGGGGAAAGAGTCCAGTGGAAGCAAAGGCAATGGTAGAACGGACAAAAAGAGTAGTCGTATGAAGAACCAGCAACTTGGGCAAGATCTTGGCAGCAGTCTGTCTCAGCGGAGTTTGGAAGGTATGGATTGCTTGAAAAGGGATTTGGGATCTATACAGGCTCCTTTGGCTGCTACTTCAAGCTCTTCCAAAGTCTCTGGTTCCCACAAAACAAAATCCAGCTTCCACGAAGTGAAAGGCTCACCGGTAGAATCAGTTTCTTCATCACCTATGAGAATTTCAAATCCAAATAAGCTTATGTCAGTCACTAGAGACCTCACAGTGAAAGATGACTTACTGAATGCTGGTCATTTTGCAAATGGTAGTCCAAAACTAAGCTATGATGGTGAAGATTTTGGTGGGAGTGATCAAACCCGAGCAGGAAGAAAGGACAAAGCAGCCATTGTGGCTCATCATGGGTCCCTTGAATCTACTGTGCATGATTTTCAAGACGGGGATTTTAATCACATAGGTAGCAAAGCTAGAAAACAGGCATCTTCTCCTAGTATTATAAAAATCCAGCAATCTATGAATGGTGCTGTTGATAATTCAGACCAAGATACTCAACATCCTAACAAACCATTGGACCCGGATCAATTTGGTGGTGGAGAGAAGGAGAATGACTGTCATTACCGTGCTAATGGGTATCACTCAAGGAAGTCTGGAAAAGGGTCGTCTTCACGGTTGAAGGACAAGAATCGGAGCTCTAAATCTGATTTGGACATGGACAAGGTCAAGAATTCAGATGTTCATGATGAACCACACAGTTACTCACCTTCATGTGAAGTAAAACCTAGGGATGGTAAAAGCAAGTTGCAGGTGAAGTCTGGGGATAAATCTGATGAAATTGAGAACAAGTTTCTCAATAGGAAAGCTTGTTCAGGAAATTTTTTTAGTGAGAGTAGTAAAAGAGAGAATCAACTAAATCTTGGAGATCAAGATGGTCTAGATCTGAAAGTAGATGCAATTTCCAGAAAAGAAGCTTTTAGTCCAAAGCAGATTCTGTTGCAGGAGTGCAAGGAGAAGTCCTCACAAAAGTTGGTTTCTGGAAAAACTAATCAAATGGAAACAGCCTCTGGAAGGGGGAGATCACCACCAATGCCACCCTCAGGAGGGTCTCAAATTGATTCACTGGCTCATTGCCCACGTCCAGTTACTGGTTTACTTAAAGGAAATGGAGCAGATACTTTACAAGTTAATGCAGCTGAAGGTAATGatgttttgaaatttcaaaaacagATTCGAAAGGGTGATGAGCAGAATGGATATAGGCCCATTAGTTCAAGACATCCCACAAAGAATGGACACAGGGTCAGGGATCTTGACACTCCAAGTCCCGTTAGAAGGGATCCCTCAGGCCATGCTGCTAATGTTGCTTTGAAAGAAGCTAAGGATCTAAAACGCATGGCTGATCGTTTCAAG AACTCTGGTTTGAATACTGAGAGAACAGGGCTCTATCTCCAAGCAGCCCTAAAGTTTCTTCATGGAGCATCTCTGTTGGAATCTAGCAACTGTGACAGTGTCAAACATAATGATATGACACAGtcagtacatatatatagcaGCACTGCTAAATTATGCGA GTTTTGCGCCCATGAATATGAGAAATCCAAAGACATGGCTGCTGCTGCTCTGGCCTACAAATGTGTGGAGGTGGCTTACATGAGAGTAATTTATTCCACACATGCTAGTGTGAGTAAGGATCGGCATGAGTTACTGACGGCTCTACAGATGATTCCTCCTG GTGAATCTCCTTCCTCTTCTGCCTCTGACGTTGATAATTTAAACAACCCCACAACAGTGGACAAGGTTGCAATACCTAAAGGTGTTACCTCCCCCCAGGTTGCTGCAAACCATGTCATTGCAGGACGGCATCGTACCCACTTTTCACGATTGCTTACTTTT ACACAGGATATATGTTTTGCTATGGAAGCATCAAGGAAATCAAGGATTGCTTTTGCAGCTGTTAATGCAAATATGGGAGAGGCCAAATATGGGGAGGGTATCTCTTCCATTAAGAAGGCTCTTGATTTTAACTTCCAAGATATAGATGGGCTACTTCGTTTGTTACGTCTTGCAATGGAGGCTATTAGTCGTTAA